A part of Kitasatospora acidiphila genomic DNA contains:
- a CDS encoding PD-(D/E)XK motif protein, whose protein sequence is MTDGVLREAIERHWAALEAEQAGGDRRLRVSDLPVTTDRGPLAVGVDHDGHRHLLVPIHSHQKVRTGLDGPVLRLHKRPLEDAEVYQTYADLGCLRDDFNDLFTELCADVVAVTESMSETPVKALYHVLDRWRALFRTGGRILRPEQLAGLFGELLLLRRLLEADPSAHRLWRAPHGHRHDFTAATIAIEVKSTAIGTGRRPRIHGLDQLEPPAGGVLYLAWFRLQRTTAQGIGTGFIESIERALRLCDDESALLELLASAGYHSSDSHHYRDVRFMATDEAWYRVDADFPGLTSHTLTAAGVPVTVQDVEYTIDLSGKRPVPLTHDTVSNVIDTMTQESV, encoded by the coding sequence ATGACCGACGGCGTGCTCCGGGAGGCCATCGAGCGGCACTGGGCGGCTCTCGAGGCCGAACAGGCCGGCGGTGACAGGCGCCTGCGAGTCTCCGACCTGCCGGTGACCACCGACCGCGGCCCCTTGGCCGTGGGGGTCGACCATGACGGCCACCGCCATCTCCTGGTGCCGATCCACTCGCATCAGAAGGTTCGCACCGGCCTTGACGGGCCCGTGCTTCGACTGCATAAGCGGCCTTTGGAGGACGCTGAGGTCTATCAGACGTATGCGGATCTCGGCTGCCTACGAGACGACTTCAATGATCTGTTCACAGAGTTGTGCGCAGACGTTGTGGCTGTGACCGAGAGCATGTCGGAAACCCCGGTCAAAGCCCTCTACCACGTGCTCGACCGTTGGCGAGCACTTTTCCGCACCGGCGGCAGGATACTGAGACCCGAGCAACTCGCCGGTCTGTTCGGGGAGTTGCTGCTGCTTCGACGCCTTCTGGAAGCCGACCCGAGTGCCCATCGACTCTGGCGCGCTCCACACGGTCACCGGCACGATTTCACCGCGGCGACCATCGCCATAGAGGTGAAATCCACCGCCATCGGCACCGGACGCAGACCACGGATCCATGGGCTCGACCAACTGGAGCCACCGGCGGGAGGTGTCCTCTACCTAGCTTGGTTCCGTCTCCAACGAACCACTGCTCAGGGCATCGGCACCGGCTTCATCGAGTCGATCGAACGGGCTCTTCGGCTCTGCGACGACGAGAGTGCGCTCCTCGAACTCCTCGCCTCGGCCGGCTACCACTCATCCGACTCTCACCACTACCGAGACGTGCGCTTCATGGCCACCGACGAGGCCTGGTACCGAGTCGATGCCGACTTCCCGGGGCTGACGAGCCATACCCTCACCGCGGCCGGCGTACCGGTGACGGTGCAAGACGTCGAGTACACGATCGACCTCTCCGGGAAACGCCCCGTGCCGTTGACACACGACACCGTATCCAACGTGATCGACACCATGACCCAGGAGTCCGTGTGA